The Amycolatopsis sp. DG1A-15b genome window below encodes:
- a CDS encoding DNA polymerase ligase N-terminal domain-containing protein — protein sequence MAGNADKLEEYRRKRARDRTPEPWPDGPPVPGEDNLFVIQEHHATRLHWDFRLERDGVLVSWAVPKGLPLSPGVPRLAVHTEDHPLEYLTFSGEIPASEYGGGWMTVWDTGTYETLHWNDHKVEVVFHGARTRGKYLFRNRHDEDGRDWTLRRLDPAEPGHEDAPEFLEPMTAEPGELPAADDEWAYEFAWGGLRTMLLVCGGRVTAHDDTGADVTDRYPELHKLGEQLGSTEVLLDGEIVVMKDGRPYPAGLDERRRADGAAAKRLKTGCPVFYFASDVLHLDGRPTLELPYTKRRELLDGLAIEDRHWQVPRYFLGGGEAVAGASRQHGLPGVVAKRADSPYRPGGGAGDWLLIAN from the coding sequence ATGGCCGGAAATGCCGACAAACTCGAGGAATACCGCCGCAAACGAGCCCGCGACCGCACCCCCGAACCCTGGCCGGACGGCCCGCCCGTCCCCGGGGAGGACAACCTCTTCGTCATCCAGGAACACCACGCCACCCGGCTGCACTGGGACTTCCGGCTCGAGCGCGACGGCGTGCTGGTCTCCTGGGCGGTCCCGAAGGGCCTGCCGCTCTCCCCCGGCGTGCCCCGGCTCGCCGTGCACACCGAAGACCACCCCCTGGAGTACCTCACCTTCTCCGGCGAAATCCCCGCGAGCGAGTACGGCGGCGGCTGGATGACCGTGTGGGACACCGGGACGTACGAAACCCTGCACTGGAACGACCACAAGGTCGAGGTGGTCTTCCACGGCGCCCGCACGCGCGGCAAGTACCTGTTCCGCAACCGGCACGACGAGGACGGCCGCGACTGGACCCTGCGGCGCCTCGACCCCGCCGAACCCGGTCACGAAGACGCGCCCGAATTCCTCGAGCCGATGACCGCGGAACCGGGTGAGCTGCCGGCCGCCGACGACGAGTGGGCCTACGAATTCGCCTGGGGCGGCCTGCGCACGATGCTGCTGGTCTGCGGCGGCCGCGTGACCGCGCACGACGACACCGGCGCCGACGTCACCGACCGGTACCCCGAGCTGCACAAGCTAGGCGAGCAGCTCGGGTCGACGGAAGTGCTGCTGGACGGCGAAATCGTCGTGATGAAGGACGGCAGGCCCTACCCCGCCGGGCTCGACGAGCGCCGCCGGGCCGACGGCGCGGCCGCCAAACGGCTCAAGACCGGCTGCCCGGTCTTCTACTTCGCCTCCGACGTCCTGCACCTCGACGGACGGCCGACGCTCGAGCTGCCCTACACGAAACGCCGGGAGCTGCTGGACGGCTTGGCCATCGAGGACCGGCATTGGCAGGTCCCGCGGTACTTCCTCGGCGGCGGGGAGGCCGTCGCCGGCGCCAGCCGCCAGCACGGCCTCCCCGGCGTCGTGGCGAAGCGGGCCGACAGCCCGTACCGGCCGGGCGGCGGTGCGGGCGACTGGCTGCTCATCGCGAACTGA
- a CDS encoding ABC transporter ATP-binding protein, with product MSTTESPEAAVTDAGERPTAQRHKNTGAAAAGPAARWMSGGAPAEKALDFKGSLKRLLQLLRPQRAILIAVLVLGAASVTLTVIGPKILGQATDAILAGVLGKQVPPGVTKEQIVAGLRARGDGTLADIYSRVDLVPGVGIDFDKVGQILLTVLALFVISSFFGLIQARLTTTLVQHAVYRLRQEVEDKFARLPLKYFDRQPRGEVLSRVTNDIDNLAQSLQQTLSQIVSSLLTVVGVLIMMFLISPLLALIALLTVPLSAVVAAKVGKRAQPNFIKQWSTTGKLNAHVEEMYTGHSLVKVFGRRDESAAIFDKQNETLYQASFKAQFISGMIQPAMMFIGNLSYVLVAVIGALRVASGNLTLGEVQAFIQYSRQFSQPVTQIASMANLLQSGVASAERVFALLDAEEQGPEPEHPERPAEIRGRVEFQDVSFRYLPEKPLIEGLSLTVEPGQTVAIVGPTGAGKTTLVNLLMRFYELDSGRITLDGVDIAKMNREELRDQTGMVLQDAWLFGGTIAENIAYGADDPSREDVIEAATATYVDRFVRTLPDGYETVLDDEGGTVSAGEKQLITVARAFLAKPVILILDEATSSVDTRTEVLIQRAMNSLRSGRTSFVIAHRLSTIRDADVILVMEHGRIVEQGDHETLLHSGGAYARLYAAQFAEAMAETD from the coding sequence GTGAGTACCACGGAATCGCCCGAAGCCGCCGTCACCGACGCCGGCGAACGGCCGACCGCGCAGCGGCACAAGAACACCGGTGCCGCTGCCGCCGGACCGGCGGCCCGCTGGATGAGCGGCGGCGCGCCGGCGGAAAAGGCCCTGGACTTCAAGGGTTCCCTCAAGCGGCTGCTGCAGCTGCTGAGACCGCAGCGGGCCATCCTGATCGCCGTCCTGGTGCTCGGCGCGGCCAGCGTCACGCTGACCGTGATCGGGCCGAAGATCCTCGGCCAGGCCACCGACGCCATCCTCGCCGGCGTGCTCGGCAAGCAGGTGCCGCCGGGGGTCACCAAGGAGCAGATCGTCGCCGGCCTGCGGGCCCGCGGCGACGGCACGCTCGCCGACATCTACAGCCGGGTCGACCTCGTGCCCGGCGTCGGCATCGACTTCGACAAGGTCGGCCAGATCCTGCTGACCGTGCTGGCGCTGTTCGTGATCTCGTCGTTCTTCGGGCTCATCCAGGCCCGGCTGACGACGACCCTGGTCCAGCACGCGGTGTACCGGCTGCGCCAGGAGGTCGAGGACAAGTTCGCCCGCCTGCCGCTGAAGTACTTCGACCGCCAGCCGCGCGGTGAGGTGCTTTCCCGCGTCACCAACGACATCGACAACCTGGCGCAGTCGCTGCAGCAGACGCTGTCGCAGATCGTCTCGTCGCTGCTGACGGTGGTCGGCGTGCTGATCATGATGTTCCTGATCTCGCCGCTGCTGGCGCTGATCGCGCTGCTCACGGTACCGCTGTCGGCGGTCGTGGCGGCGAAGGTCGGGAAGCGGGCGCAGCCGAACTTCATCAAGCAGTGGTCGACGACCGGGAAGCTGAACGCTCACGTCGAGGAGATGTACACCGGGCACTCGCTGGTCAAGGTGTTCGGCCGCCGCGACGAGTCCGCGGCGATCTTCGACAAGCAGAACGAAACGCTGTACCAGGCGAGCTTCAAGGCGCAGTTCATCTCCGGGATGATCCAGCCGGCGATGATGTTCATCGGCAACCTCAGCTACGTGCTGGTGGCCGTGATCGGCGCGCTGCGCGTCGCGTCGGGCAACCTGACGCTGGGCGAGGTGCAGGCGTTCATCCAGTACTCGCGCCAGTTCAGCCAGCCGGTGACGCAGATCGCCAGCATGGCGAACCTGCTGCAGTCCGGCGTCGCTTCGGCCGAGCGGGTGTTCGCGCTGCTCGACGCCGAGGAGCAGGGCCCGGAGCCCGAGCACCCGGAGCGGCCGGCCGAGATCCGCGGGCGCGTCGAGTTCCAGGACGTCTCGTTCCGCTACCTGCCGGAAAAGCCGCTGATCGAGGGCCTCTCGCTGACCGTCGAACCCGGTCAGACGGTGGCGATCGTCGGCCCGACCGGTGCGGGGAAGACGACGCTGGTCAACCTGCTGATGCGGTTCTACGAGCTCGACAGCGGGCGGATCACGCTCGACGGGGTCGACATCGCGAAGATGAACCGCGAGGAACTGCGCGACCAGACCGGCATGGTGCTGCAGGACGCGTGGCTGTTCGGCGGCACGATCGCGGAGAACATCGCCTACGGCGCGGACGACCCGAGCCGCGAGGACGTCATCGAAGCGGCCACGGCGACCTACGTCGACCGGTTCGTGCGCACCCTGCCGGACGGCTACGAAACGGTCCTCGACGACGAGGGCGGCACGGTCAGCGCGGGTGAGAAGCAGCTGATCACGGTGGCGCGGGCGTTCCTGGCCAAGCCGGTCATCCTCATCCTCGACGAGGCGACCAGCTCGGTGGACACCCGCACCGAGGTGCTCATCCAGCGGGCGATGAACTCGCTGCGCAGCGGCCGCACGAGCTTCGTCATCGCGCACCGCCTCTCGACGATCCGCGACGCGGACGTGATCCTGGTGATGGAGCACGGCCGGATCGTCGAGCAGGGCGATCACGAAACGCTGCTGCACAGCGGGGGTGCCTACGCCCGGCTGTACGCGGCGCAGTTCGCCGAAGCGATGGCCGAGACCGACTGA
- a CDS encoding DUF742 domain-containing protein produces MSTSDTPLPRRSRRIRAYALTGGRTGTRQQLLVETLISVPRYDPALSDTLMPESRSLYERARVRCSVAELSVGLDLPLGVVRVLLGDLATQGAVFVHPTAHAYHHDTNVLERILDGLKRLPA; encoded by the coding sequence ATGTCCACTTCGGACACCCCGTTGCCCCGCCGCAGCCGCCGGATCCGCGCGTACGCGCTCACCGGCGGCCGCACCGGCACGCGCCAGCAGCTGCTGGTCGAGACGCTGATCTCGGTGCCGCGGTACGACCCCGCGCTGAGCGACACGCTCATGCCGGAGTCGCGCTCGCTCTACGAACGCGCGCGGGTGCGGTGCTCGGTCGCCGAGCTGTCGGTCGGGCTGGACCTGCCGCTGGGCGTGGTGCGGGTGCTGCTCGGCGACCTCGCCACGCAGGGCGCGGTGTTCGTGCACCCCACCGCGCACGCCTACCACCACGACACCAACGTGCTCGAGAGGATCCTTGATGGGCTCAAGCGGCTCCCCGCCTGA
- a CDS encoding ATP/GTP-binding protein, with amino-acid sequence MGSSGSPPEGDLLTISAKIVVAGGFGVGKTTFVGAVSEVPPMSNEAWMTEAGEGIDEIPPGGKSTTTVAMDFGRITLRPDLLLYLFGTPGQARFWFLWDDLSRGALGAVVLVDTSRIEESFAAINYFENDSELPFVVAVNQFEGKPVHDLDEVRDALALDPAVPLVTCDARDRASTIATLTELVGHTLSLAVLSGPVGRELAGSVPHA; translated from the coding sequence ATGGGCTCAAGCGGCTCCCCGCCTGAGGGCGATCTGCTGACGATCTCCGCGAAGATCGTCGTCGCCGGGGGCTTCGGTGTCGGCAAGACCACGTTCGTCGGCGCGGTGTCGGAAGTGCCGCCGATGAGCAACGAGGCGTGGATGACCGAGGCCGGGGAAGGCATCGACGAAATCCCGCCCGGTGGCAAGTCGACCACGACCGTGGCCATGGACTTCGGCCGGATCACGCTGCGCCCGGACCTGCTGCTCTACCTGTTCGGCACGCCGGGGCAGGCGCGGTTCTGGTTCCTGTGGGACGACCTGAGCCGCGGCGCGCTCGGCGCGGTCGTGCTGGTCGACACCAGCCGGATCGAGGAGTCGTTCGCGGCGATCAACTACTTCGAGAACGACTCCGAGCTGCCGTTCGTCGTGGCGGTCAACCAGTTCGAGGGCAAGCCGGTGCACGACCTCGACGAGGTGCGCGACGCGCTGGCCCTCGATCCCGCCGTCCCGCTGGTCACCTGCGACGCCCGCGACCGCGCGTCGACGATCGCCACCCTGACCGAACTGGTCGGTCACACGTTGTCGCTGGCGGTGCTCTCCGGTCCGGTGGGCCGCGAGCTCGCCGGCAGCGTCCCGCACGCCTGA
- a CDS encoding ATP-binding protein — MASRARELLDRSRVLLDRSRVAAAQFLTAPPKHPGYPGYPAAPAAGPAFVELTRPEPVAAPSGEGVLAEICASVALRDLNLLDQLLARLEELEAGEEDHHRLAELYQLDHLATRLRRNAENLRVLAGQDTADDAARATSVLDLMREAMSSINHYARITIGRVVNLGVVGFAAEDLGRVLAELFDNAANQSSPSSPVHVSAHLTEQGSVLVRIEDEGIGIPADRVGDLNARLAAGGDLDDAAARHMGLAVVARLAARHGVTVRLDRRSPHGTVATVLLPAGVVTELAEHAWSGTRTVFGSGVRVAEPPTRGEAPDGAVFGSGVRVAESPTRGEAPDGAPDGGVTAEPVEAGDEPATVGGLPRRRAGTFSRETPEPGVPRRPSPRPRPVVAGTVGGTTANGLPRRVPGSIRGAAPEPPPPPPPSPAGETAATGHERLLADLGAFADGEQAALAENRTRQDETPGGTAR; from the coding sequence ATGGCGAGCCGGGCCCGGGAACTCCTGGATCGATCACGCGTCCTGCTGGACCGCTCGCGGGTCGCCGCCGCGCAGTTCCTCACCGCGCCCCCGAAGCACCCCGGGTACCCGGGGTACCCGGCCGCGCCCGCGGCCGGACCGGCGTTCGTGGAGCTGACCCGGCCGGAGCCGGTCGCGGCACCCTCCGGCGAAGGCGTGCTGGCCGAGATCTGCGCCAGCGTCGCCCTGCGTGACCTCAACCTCCTCGACCAGCTCCTCGCGCGGCTGGAGGAGCTGGAAGCGGGGGAGGAGGACCACCACCGCCTCGCCGAGCTCTACCAGCTCGACCACCTCGCGACCCGGCTGCGGCGCAACGCCGAGAACCTGCGCGTGCTCGCCGGGCAGGACACCGCCGACGACGCCGCCCGCGCGACCTCGGTGCTCGACCTCATGCGCGAGGCGATGTCCTCGATCAACCACTACGCCCGGATCACCATCGGCCGCGTGGTCAACCTCGGCGTCGTCGGCTTCGCCGCGGAAGACCTGGGCCGGGTGCTGGCCGAGCTGTTCGACAACGCCGCCAACCAGTCCTCGCCGAGTTCGCCGGTGCACGTCAGCGCGCACCTGACCGAGCAGGGGAGCGTGCTCGTCCGGATCGAGGACGAGGGCATCGGCATCCCCGCCGACCGCGTGGGGGACCTCAACGCGCGCCTGGCCGCGGGCGGCGACCTCGACGACGCCGCGGCGCGGCACATGGGGCTCGCCGTGGTCGCCCGCCTGGCCGCCCGGCACGGCGTCACCGTGCGGCTGGACCGGCGCAGCCCGCACGGCACGGTCGCCACCGTGCTGCTGCCCGCCGGTGTCGTCACCGAACTCGCCGAGCATGCCTGGTCGGGCACCCGGACAGTGTTCGGTTCGGGGGTTCGGGTGGCGGAGCCCCCGACGCGGGGCGAAGCCCCGGATGGCGCTGTGTTCGGTTCGGGGGTTCGGGTGGCGGAGTCCCCGACGCGGGGCGAAGCCCCGGATGGCGCCCCGGATGGCGGGGTCACCGCCGAACCGGTCGAGGCCGGTGACGAGCCGGCCACTGTCGGCGGGTTGCCGCGCCGCCGCGCCGGCACCTTTTCCCGGGAGACGCCGGAGCCGGGGGTGCCGCGCAGGCCGAGCCCGCGGCCCCGCCCGGTCGTCGCGGGGACCGTCGGCGGGACCACGGCGAACGGCCTGCCGCGCCGCGTGCCCGGCAGCATCCGCGGGGCCGCCCCGGAACCACCGCCACCCCCACCGCCGTCCCCGGCCGGCGAAACCGCCGCGACCGGGCACGAGCGGCTGCTCGCCGACCTCGGCGCGTTCGCCGACGGCGAGCAGGCGGCGCTCGCGGAGAACCGCACCCGGCAGGACGAAACGCCCGGAGGAACCGCCCGGTGA
- a CDS encoding ABC transporter ATP-binding protein has product MLVKLLRTHLRPYRGTLWVIVLLQLVQTVAMLYLPTLNADIVDNGLIKGDMPYILRVGAMMLAVTLAQIVGSIGAVYFGARTAMAIGRDIRAGVFHRVQDFSAREVGQFGTPSLITRTTNDVQQVQMLVLMTLTLMVSAPIMCVGGIILALNLDVPLSSLLLVIVPVLAVSVGIIIAKMRPAFRLMQVRIDRINQILREQIMGIRVIRAFVRDKHERARFDVANDELLTVSLRVGRLMALMFPIVMLVMNVSSVAVLWFGGQRIDSGSMQIGAMTAFLSYLLQILMAVMMATFMFMMVPRAEVSAERISEVLDTESSVRPPVSPIRPGAVHGHLELSGVEFRYPGAEKPVLCDISLIGRPGETTAVIGSTGTGKTTLLNLIPRLMDATAGTVKVDGVDVRDLDPDVLARAVGLVPQKPYLFAGTVASNLRYGNPDATDEELWHALEVAQGKDFVEAMAEGLEAPIAQGGTNVSGGQRQRLAIARMLVHKPEIYLFDDSFSALDYATDAALRRALVSETKDATVVIVAQRVSTIRGADRIIVLDEGRVVGTGTHHELMDGNETYREIVLSQLTEQEAA; this is encoded by the coding sequence GTGCTAGTCAAGCTCCTGCGCACTCACCTGCGCCCGTACCGGGGCACGCTGTGGGTGATCGTCCTGTTGCAGCTCGTGCAGACGGTCGCCATGCTCTACCTGCCGACGCTGAACGCCGACATCGTCGACAACGGCCTGATCAAGGGCGACATGCCCTACATCCTGCGGGTCGGCGCGATGATGCTCGCCGTCACGCTCGCCCAGATCGTCGGCTCGATCGGCGCGGTGTACTTCGGTGCCCGCACGGCGATGGCGATCGGCCGGGACATCCGCGCCGGGGTCTTCCACCGGGTGCAGGACTTCTCGGCCCGCGAGGTCGGCCAGTTCGGCACGCCGTCGCTGATCACCCGCACCACCAATGACGTCCAGCAGGTCCAGATGCTGGTGCTGATGACGCTGACGCTGATGGTGTCCGCGCCGATCATGTGCGTCGGCGGCATCATCCTGGCGCTCAACCTCGACGTGCCGCTCTCCTCGCTGCTGCTGGTGATCGTGCCGGTGCTCGCGGTCTCGGTCGGGATCATCATCGCCAAGATGCGCCCGGCGTTCCGGCTGATGCAGGTCCGGATCGACCGGATCAACCAGATCCTGCGCGAGCAGATCATGGGCATCCGGGTCATCCGCGCGTTCGTGCGCGACAAGCACGAACGCGCGCGTTTCGACGTCGCCAACGACGAGCTGCTCACCGTGTCGCTGCGGGTCGGGCGGCTGATGGCGCTGATGTTCCCGATCGTGATGCTGGTGATGAACGTGTCCAGTGTCGCCGTGCTGTGGTTCGGCGGCCAGCGGATCGACTCCGGCAGCATGCAGATCGGTGCCATGACGGCGTTCCTGTCCTACCTGCTGCAGATCCTGATGGCCGTCATGATGGCCACGTTCATGTTCATGATGGTGCCGCGCGCGGAGGTCAGCGCCGAGCGGATCAGCGAAGTGCTCGACACCGAGTCGAGCGTGCGCCCGCCGGTGTCGCCGATCCGCCCCGGCGCGGTGCACGGGCACCTGGAGCTCTCCGGTGTCGAATTCCGGTACCCCGGCGCGGAAAAGCCGGTGCTGTGCGACATTTCGCTGATCGGGCGGCCGGGCGAGACGACCGCCGTCATCGGGTCGACCGGTACCGGCAAGACCACGCTGCTCAACCTGATCCCCCGGCTCATGGACGCCACCGCCGGCACGGTGAAGGTCGACGGCGTCGACGTGCGCGACCTCGACCCGGACGTGCTCGCCCGCGCGGTCGGGCTGGTGCCGCAGAAGCCGTACCTGTTCGCCGGCACGGTGGCGAGCAACCTGCGCTACGGCAACCCGGACGCGACCGACGAAGAGCTGTGGCACGCGCTGGAAGTGGCCCAGGGCAAGGACTTCGTCGAAGCGATGGCCGAGGGCCTCGAAGCGCCGATCGCCCAGGGCGGCACGAACGTCTCGGGCGGCCAGCGGCAGCGGCTCGCGATCGCCCGGATGCTGGTGCACAAACCGGAGATCTACCTGTTCGACGACTCGTTCTCGGCGCTCGACTACGCGACCGACGCGGCCCTGCGCCGCGCGCTGGTGTCGGAGACCAAGGACGCGACGGTGGTCATCGTCGCGCAGCGGGTCAGCACCATCCGCGGCGCCGACCGGATCATCGTCCTCGACGAGGGCCGCGTCGTCGGCACCGGCACCCACCACGAACTCATGGACGGCAACGAAACCTACCGGGAGATCGTGCTGTCCCAGCTCACCGAACAGGAGGCGGCGTGA
- a CDS encoding TetR/AcrR family transcriptional regulator: MPPEEPPKLTLRERKKREARRALAQAALRLTLERGLENVRVEDIATEVGVSPRTFNNYFSSKEQAVCSVVVDRHEGMREALLDRPEDEPLWESVKQAVLEQYSREGEPDRAYVARIRELMGQLMLRGEFLNAHAAVERVLAETIAKRVGGVDHLLCRLMASSVESAVRVAFVNWFTEGEPLLPTLERLLDELAAGMPTLTGGHAPEPESNTTTPLGESLC; encoded by the coding sequence ATGCCGCCGGAAGAACCACCGAAGCTGACCCTCCGGGAGCGCAAGAAGCGCGAAGCGCGCCGGGCGCTCGCGCAGGCCGCACTGCGGCTCACGCTGGAACGGGGACTGGAGAACGTCCGGGTGGAGGACATCGCCACCGAGGTGGGCGTCTCCCCCCGCACGTTCAACAACTACTTTTCCAGCAAGGAGCAGGCGGTCTGCTCGGTGGTCGTCGACCGGCACGAGGGGATGCGCGAAGCCCTGCTCGACCGGCCGGAGGACGAGCCGCTCTGGGAGTCCGTCAAACAGGCGGTGCTGGAGCAATATTCACGTGAAGGCGAGCCGGATCGCGCGTATGTTGCGCGTATCCGGGAGCTGATGGGCCAGCTCATGCTGCGTGGCGAATTCCTGAACGCCCACGCGGCGGTCGAGCGGGTCCTGGCCGAAACGATCGCGAAACGGGTGGGCGGTGTGGACCACCTGCTGTGCCGGCTCATGGCCTCCTCGGTGGAAAGCGCCGTCCGCGTCGCCTTCGTCAACTGGTTCACCGAAGGCGAACCGCTCCTGCCGACCCTGGAGCGGCTGCTGGACGAGCTGGCCGCCGGGATGCCGACCCTGACCGGCGGTCACGCACCCGAACCCGAATCGAACACCACCACTCCACTGGGGGAATCGTTGTGCTAG
- a CDS encoding MFS transporter — translation MTLAESMRPDLAARPADPRRWAALVLLCTANFMVILDAQSVVMGVPLMAADLGLSPVEAQWILSGNLLTFGGLLLLGGRIADLIGRRRVFMLGTGLFLVVSVLSALATSGAVLLVARALHGVSAALMAPTALAILTDMFPEGRERNRALAGWAAIAAIGATIGLLLGGALLGWFGWPSLFFVNVPVALLMLVLSPVLLRESRAASAHRTLGVAGAVLSTAALGLLVYVLVEAPGRGWTSFPVLGVAAVFVVLTAVTIAVDRRSAAPMLPARLFRSPTVLGGNVLTILIAMLVYGMSVVLTQYSLGVLGYTPIRFGLSQSVMPIACVVGAYATQKALARPVLRRVSIAAFVLLAIGSALLVRISPDAGYLTTVFPGLVLFGLGLGSASVALAAAALTGVTPADAGIASGVNVAAFQVGGALGVAVVSTIIAAMPGSAGALAGFHAGLAACAGFGVAGAVLAFVLLRRAGRGNLTAVPRPH, via the coding sequence ATGACTCTCGCAGAATCGATGCGGCCGGACTTGGCCGCCCGGCCCGCGGATCCCCGCCGGTGGGCCGCGCTCGTCCTGCTCTGCACGGCCAACTTCATGGTGATCCTCGACGCCCAGAGCGTGGTCATGGGTGTTCCGCTCATGGCCGCGGACCTGGGGCTGTCGCCGGTCGAGGCGCAGTGGATCCTGTCCGGCAACCTGCTCACCTTCGGGGGGCTGCTCCTGCTGGGCGGCCGGATCGCCGACCTGATCGGGCGTCGCAGGGTGTTCATGCTCGGCACCGGGCTGTTCCTCGTCGTGTCGGTGCTCTCCGCGCTCGCCACGTCAGGTGCGGTGCTGCTGGTCGCGCGGGCGCTGCACGGCGTTTCGGCCGCGCTGATGGCTCCGACGGCACTGGCGATCCTCACCGACATGTTCCCGGAAGGCCGCGAACGGAACCGGGCCTTGGCCGGGTGGGCGGCCATCGCCGCGATCGGGGCCACGATCGGCCTGCTGCTCGGCGGGGCGCTGCTCGGCTGGTTCGGCTGGCCGTCGCTGTTCTTCGTCAACGTGCCGGTGGCGCTGCTCATGCTGGTGCTGAGCCCGGTGCTGCTGCGCGAAAGCCGGGCCGCCTCGGCGCACCGCACGCTCGGCGTCGCGGGTGCGGTTCTCAGCACCGCCGCGCTCGGGCTGCTCGTGTACGTGCTCGTCGAGGCGCCCGGACGCGGGTGGACCAGTTTCCCCGTCCTCGGCGTCGCGGCGGTCTTCGTGGTCCTGACCGCGGTCACGATCGCGGTCGACCGGCGGTCGGCGGCCCCGATGCTGCCCGCGCGGCTGTTCCGGTCGCCCACCGTGCTCGGTGGGAACGTGCTGACGATCCTGATCGCGATGCTCGTCTACGGCATGTCCGTCGTGCTCACGCAGTATTCCCTGGGCGTGCTGGGCTACACGCCGATCCGGTTCGGCCTCAGCCAGTCGGTGATGCCGATCGCCTGTGTCGTCGGCGCGTACGCCACGCAAAAGGCACTGGCCCGGCCCGTGCTCCGCCGCGTGTCCATCGCCGCCTTCGTGCTGCTCGCGATCGGCAGCGCCCTGCTGGTCCGCATCTCGCCCGACGCCGGGTACCTGACGACGGTGTTCCCGGGGCTGGTCCTGTTCGGCCTCGGGCTCGGCAGCGCCTCGGTCGCGCTGGCGGCGGCGGCCTTGACCGGCGTCACCCCGGCCGACGCGGGCATCGCGTCCGGGGTCAACGTGGCCGCGTTCCAGGTGGGCGGGGCGCTGGGGGTCGCCGTGGTCTCGACGATCATCGCGGCGATGCCGGGCTCGGCCGGCGCGCTCGCCGGGTTCCACGCGGGCTTGGCCGCCTGCGCCGGGTTCGGGGTGGCCGGTGCGGTGCTCGCCTTCGTGCTGTTGAGGCGGGCCGGCCGCGGGAACCTGACGGCGGTGCCGCGGCCGCACTGA
- a CDS encoding roadblock/LC7 domain-containing protein — protein MSAPQPATANFAWLLDDFVRKVHGVSHALIMSVDGFPLTASDSVGEAEAEQLAAIASGLLSLAGNSAALFGKGTCEQIIIRLTHGYFLFMGIGSGAGLAVLTSGEADMKVVAYEMTQFITNAGHALTPEVRAELRQVLTARRPRM, from the coding sequence GTGAGCGCTCCCCAGCCGGCCACGGCGAACTTCGCCTGGCTGCTCGACGACTTCGTGCGCAAGGTCCACGGCGTCAGCCACGCGCTGATCATGAGCGTGGACGGCTTCCCGCTCACCGCCTCGGACTCGGTCGGCGAGGCCGAGGCCGAACAGCTGGCCGCGATCGCCAGCGGCCTGCTCTCGCTGGCCGGCAACAGCGCGGCGCTGTTCGGGAAGGGCACCTGCGAGCAGATCATCATCCGGCTCACCCACGGCTACTTCCTGTTCATGGGCATCGGTTCCGGTGCCGGGCTCGCGGTGCTGACCTCGGGCGAGGCGGACATGAAGGTGGTCGCTTACGAGATGACCCAGTTCATCACCAACGCCGGCCACGCGCTCACCCCCGAGGTGCGCGCGGAGCTGCGCCAGGTGCTGACCGCCCGCCGGCCCCGGATGTGA